A single window of Intrasporangium calvum DSM 43043 DNA harbors:
- the gltX gene encoding glutamate--tRNA ligase: MSDTNHTPGRMPLGSVPETTLLDEQVELQNAPQPRVSTSDGSGPVRTRVAPSPTGDPHVGTAYMSLFNLAFTRQQGGQFVLRVEDTDRARFREDSEAQLYDTLAWLGLDWDEGPDLGGPFAPYRQSERLDTYRPYVERMLEAGHAYYCWCSKERLDQMRDRQQKTKQPTGYDRLCHGRTREERAGLPGFTDTPVVRMFVPDDAPLVFDDVIRGRVSAPRPDDQVILKADGFPTYHLAVVVDDHEMAITHVVRGEEWISSTPKHILLYQWLGLEPPKFAHMPLLRNTDKSKISKRKNPAARLTWFREQGFLPEALVNFLALLAYPPQQDAEGNDLEVFTFEEFTRTFDWAKVNPIGPIFDLKKLEWLNGVYIRQLDVGEFATRLLPYLHEAGILGENPSLGELSRLKLVAAQIQERMSLLTEAPALVAPFFVADDQLEIQDDARAQLTSDAAAVLDEAIRVLGDIDDHGGGVLGTGGGWVAPTIEAALRAAIVDGLGIKPRFAFGPLRTAVSGARISPPLFESMEILGKTSTLSRLRTLRDSL, from the coding sequence ATGAGCGACACGAACCACACACCAGGCCGTATGCCGCTGGGCTCGGTCCCCGAGACCACCCTCCTCGACGAGCAGGTCGAGCTCCAGAACGCGCCGCAGCCGCGGGTGAGCACGTCGGACGGGAGCGGCCCGGTCCGCACCCGGGTGGCGCCGTCGCCGACCGGGGACCCGCACGTGGGCACGGCCTACATGTCGCTCTTCAACCTCGCCTTCACGCGGCAGCAGGGCGGCCAGTTCGTGCTCCGGGTCGAGGACACCGACCGGGCCCGGTTCCGTGAGGACAGCGAGGCGCAGCTCTACGACACCCTGGCCTGGCTCGGGCTGGACTGGGACGAGGGCCCGGACCTCGGTGGCCCGTTCGCTCCGTACCGCCAGTCGGAGCGGCTGGACACCTACCGGCCCTACGTCGAGCGAATGCTCGAGGCGGGGCACGCCTACTACTGCTGGTGCTCCAAGGAGCGCCTCGACCAGATGCGCGACCGGCAGCAGAAGACCAAGCAGCCGACCGGCTACGACCGGCTCTGCCACGGCCGGACGCGCGAGGAGCGCGCCGGGCTGCCCGGCTTCACCGACACCCCGGTCGTGCGCATGTTCGTCCCCGACGACGCCCCCCTCGTCTTCGACGACGTCATCCGCGGTCGGGTGTCGGCTCCTCGACCGGACGACCAGGTGATCCTCAAGGCCGACGGGTTCCCGACCTACCACCTCGCCGTCGTCGTCGACGACCACGAGATGGCGATCACGCACGTGGTGCGCGGCGAGGAGTGGATCAGCTCCACGCCCAAGCACATCCTGCTCTACCAGTGGCTCGGGCTCGAGCCGCCGAAGTTCGCGCACATGCCGCTGCTGCGCAACACCGACAAGTCGAAGATCTCCAAGCGCAAGAACCCTGCGGCGCGGCTCACCTGGTTCCGCGAGCAGGGCTTCCTGCCCGAGGCGCTCGTCAACTTCCTGGCCCTGCTGGCCTACCCGCCGCAGCAGGACGCCGAGGGCAACGACCTCGAGGTCTTCACCTTCGAGGAGTTCACCCGGACCTTCGACTGGGCCAAGGTCAACCCGATCGGCCCGATCTTCGACCTCAAGAAGCTCGAGTGGCTCAACGGCGTCTACATCCGCCAGCTCGACGTCGGCGAGTTCGCCACGCGCCTGCTGCCCTACCTCCACGAGGCCGGCATCCTCGGCGAGAACCCTTCCCTGGGTGAGCTCAGCCGACTCAAGCTGGTCGCCGCCCAGATCCAGGAGCGGATGTCCCTGCTGACGGAGGCGCCTGCGCTGGTCGCCCCGTTCTTCGTCGCCGACGACCAGCTCGAGATCCAGGACGATGCCCGGGCGCAGCTCACCAGCGACGCGGCCGCGGTCCTCGACGAAGCCATCCGCGTGCTCGGCGACATCGACGACCACGGGGGTGGGGTGCTCGGCACCGGCGGCGGCTGGGTGGCACCCACGATCGAGGCAGCGCTGCGCGCGGCCATCGTCGACGGGCTCGGCATCAAGCCGCGCTTCGCCTTCGGCCCGCTGCGCACCGCGGTCTCAGGCGCGCGCATCTCCCCGCCCCTCTTCGAGTCGATGGAGATCCTCGGCAAGACCTCGACCCTGAGTCGCCTGCGCACGCTTCGTGACTCGCTCTGA
- a CDS encoding fumarylacetoacetate hydrolase family protein, whose product MRIARFTTGDDPAYGIVQGDPGAEVITPLTGDPLYVGLQPSGAGPVLLEEVRLLAPVIPRSKIVAVGKNYADHVREMGGTTPPEHPMLFFKPNTAVVGPFDPVVLPQGSDEVSYEGELAVVIKTITKGVKAENAAECIYGYTIANDVTARDWQRTDGQWARAKGFDTSCPLGPWIETELDPSDLHIVTTLDGEVKQDGTTADMVHGVASIIEYASNAFTLLPGDVILTGTPAGVGLVQPGQQVTIDVEGIGSLTNTFVRR is encoded by the coding sequence GTGCGCATCGCGAGGTTCACGACCGGGGACGACCCGGCATACGGCATCGTCCAGGGCGACCCCGGCGCGGAGGTGATCACGCCTCTCACCGGCGACCCGCTCTACGTCGGCCTGCAGCCCTCCGGCGCGGGCCCGGTCCTGCTCGAGGAAGTCCGACTCCTCGCGCCCGTGATCCCGCGCTCGAAGATCGTGGCCGTCGGCAAGAACTACGCCGACCACGTCCGCGAGATGGGTGGCACGACGCCGCCGGAGCACCCGATGCTCTTCTTCAAGCCCAACACTGCCGTCGTCGGACCGTTCGACCCGGTGGTTCTGCCGCAGGGCAGCGACGAGGTCTCCTACGAGGGTGAGCTCGCTGTCGTCATCAAGACGATCACCAAGGGCGTCAAGGCCGAGAACGCCGCCGAGTGCATCTACGGCTACACGATCGCCAACGACGTCACCGCGCGCGACTGGCAGCGCACCGACGGGCAGTGGGCGCGGGCCAAGGGCTTCGACACGAGCTGCCCGCTCGGGCCGTGGATCGAGACCGAGCTCGACCCCAGCGACCTGCACATCGTCACGACCCTCGACGGGGAGGTGAAGCAGGACGGCACGACGGCCGACATGGTCCACGGGGTGGCGAGCATCATCGAGTACGCCTCCAACGCGTTCACCCTCCTGCCCGGTGACGTCATCCTCACCGGCACTCCCGCCGGGGTCGGGTTGGTCCAGCCGGGCCAGCAGGTGACCATCGACGTCGAGGGGATCGGCTCGCTGACCAACACCTTCGTGCGCCGCTGA
- a CDS encoding RHS repeat-associated core domain-containing protein, which produces MYDGFDHVIEHRKLTDTGALATTRYVFDALDRTVSKTTGAGTAGAATTEFAYLGLTGQLLEELDAATDAVQARYTYSATGERLGQSKKTSAGVWEDSFYGYNAHSDVETLTKQDGSTRATYGYSAYGSDDTARFTGIDKPTVGEPGAEGYNVYRFNAKRWDAASGVYDMGFRDYDPGLNRFTTRDMYNGALADLNLAADPFNGNRYGFAGGNPINRIELDGHRPIEGNDYSPGSITLRPPTVTNSALQEALNNTYAKPGERKVIGNGKASAALLHEKRTGEMTRGAGRRTYFHHLDVLELARKYAGLLEADRKARLAGGMLLSVDEQTIARREFAELWDALKAEDVAGKVEEHINANESYKRQRDANRRLIDNSYAVRDITGQPFEQVHPDAPPMRVKGAPASRILGNMNSVLIGFDVYWWWQDVGSIMNGTYCGLGGSCLNPNDALS; this is translated from the coding sequence GTGTACGACGGGTTCGACCACGTCATCGAGCACCGCAAGCTGACCGACACCGGGGCGCTGGCCACGACCCGGTACGTGTTCGACGCGCTGGACCGGACCGTCTCGAAGACCACCGGCGCCGGCACGGCGGGCGCGGCGACGACCGAGTTCGCGTACCTGGGGTTGACCGGGCAGCTGCTCGAGGAGCTCGACGCGGCCACGGACGCGGTGCAGGCGAGGTACACGTACTCGGCGACCGGGGAGCGGCTCGGGCAGTCGAAGAAGACCAGCGCGGGGGTGTGGGAGGACTCGTTCTACGGGTACAACGCGCACTCCGACGTCGAGACCCTCACCAAGCAGGATGGGTCGACGCGGGCGACGTACGGGTACAGCGCGTACGGCAGCGACGACACGGCCCGGTTCACCGGGATCGACAAGCCGACCGTGGGCGAGCCCGGAGCCGAGGGGTACAACGTGTACCGGTTCAACGCGAAGCGGTGGGATGCCGCCTCCGGCGTGTACGACATGGGCTTCCGTGACTACGACCCGGGGTTGAACCGGTTCACCACGAGGGACATGTACAACGGCGCCCTGGCGGACCTGAACCTGGCCGCGGACCCGTTCAACGGCAACCGGTACGGGTTCGCCGGCGGCAACCCCATCAACCGCATCGAACTCGACGGGCACCGACCGATCGAAGGCAACGACTATTCGCCCGGCTCGATCACGTTGCGCCCGCCGACCGTGACCAACTCGGCTCTTCAGGAAGCACTCAACAACACGTACGCGAAGCCGGGCGAGCGAAAGGTAATCGGGAACGGCAAGGCTTCCGCAGCCCTGTTGCATGAGAAGCGCACGGGAGAGATGACGCGCGGTGCAGGTAGACGCACCTACTTCCATCATCTCGACGTTTTGGAACTTGCTAGGAAGTATGCTGGACTGCTTGAAGCTGACCGCAAGGCGCGCCTCGCCGGGGGCATGCTGCTAAGCGTGGACGAGCAGACCATCGCGCGGAGAGAATTCGCAGAGCTTTGGGACGCTCTTAAAGCCGAAGATGTTGCGGGGAAGGTGGAGGAGCATATCAACGCCAATGAGTCATACAAGAGACAGAGAGACGCGAATAGGCGCCTCATCGATAACTCCTACGCGGTCCGCGATATCACCGGACAACCGTTCGAGCAGGTGCACCCAGACGCCCCGCCCATGCGCGTAAAGGGCGCCCCTGCTTCACGCATTCTCGGGAACATGAACAGTGTCCTTATCGGATTTGATGTTTACTGGTGGTGGCAGGATGTGGGCTCCATCATGAATGGTACCTACTGCGGTCTTGGAGGATCGTGCCTAAATCCAAATGACGCGCTGTCGTAG
- a CDS encoding TetR/AcrR family transcriptional regulator yields the protein MALTRDHVVSTAVELLRRYGLADLSMRRLARELDVQPGAIYWHVASKQELLVEVAAALLAEVPGVREEVPQSEALAALAELATAVRAALAPVPDAADVVGMAYAAERASVTALRELRGLVGRAGVPADSCDAVTDLLVHHILGSVALEQNERLAQAGDAGGAGRDGAEVARSFAVGLEVIVRGLVAAKVSSS from the coding sequence GTGGCACTGACCCGCGACCACGTCGTCTCCACCGCGGTCGAGCTGCTCCGGCGGTATGGCCTGGCCGACCTGTCGATGCGCCGCCTCGCCCGCGAGCTCGACGTGCAGCCGGGCGCGATCTACTGGCACGTCGCGAGCAAGCAGGAGCTCCTCGTCGAGGTGGCCGCCGCGTTGCTGGCGGAGGTGCCCGGGGTGCGGGAGGAGGTGCCGCAGAGCGAAGCCCTGGCTGCGCTGGCCGAGCTGGCGACCGCAGTCCGCGCGGCCTTGGCGCCCGTGCCTGACGCCGCCGACGTCGTCGGGATGGCGTATGCCGCTGAGCGCGCTTCCGTGACCGCGTTGCGGGAGCTGCGTGGCCTGGTGGGACGCGCTGGGGTGCCGGCTGACTCATGCGACGCGGTGACTGACCTGCTCGTCCACCACATCCTCGGCTCGGTCGCGCTGGAGCAGAACGAGCGGCTCGCTCAGGCCGGGGACGCCGGTGGTGCAGGCCGAGACGGGGCCGAGGTTGCCAGGTCGTTTGCGGTCGGCCTCGAGGTCATCGTGCGCGGCCTGGTCGCCGCAAAGGTCAGCAGTTCGTAA
- the bioB gene encoding biotin synthase BioB — protein sequence MPIFDQLADTVLAGTPASHADALAVLRAADDDLLPLVAAAGRLRRAHFGNTVKVNYLVNLKSGLCPEDCGYCSQRLGSGADILTYTWLKTDEAIEQATAGLRGGATRVCMVSSGRGPTDRDVERVAGLVGALKEEHPDVEVCACLGLLKDGQAERLRAAGVDAYNHNLNTAESHHDEIVTTHTYADRVETVERAQGAGLSACSGLIAGLGETDEQLVEALFALRDLGSDSIPVNFLMPFDGTPLEGTWELTPGRCLRILAMARFVCPDKEIRIAGGREMHLRSLQGLALHVANSIFLGDYLTSEGQAAEADLELIRDNGFVVLGAEEAGDEAGSHDPSIRRRGAGTALAPNA from the coding sequence ATGCCGATCTTCGACCAGCTCGCCGACACCGTTCTCGCCGGGACGCCGGCGAGCCACGCCGACGCCCTCGCCGTGCTCCGGGCAGCCGACGACGACCTCCTCCCCCTGGTCGCCGCGGCCGGACGACTGCGCCGAGCCCACTTCGGCAACACGGTGAAGGTGAACTACCTCGTCAACCTCAAGTCCGGCCTCTGCCCGGAGGACTGTGGCTACTGCTCCCAGCGGCTCGGCTCCGGCGCCGACATCCTCACGTACACCTGGCTCAAGACGGACGAGGCCATCGAGCAGGCGACCGCCGGCCTGCGCGGCGGCGCGACCCGGGTCTGCATGGTCAGCAGCGGACGGGGCCCGACCGACCGCGACGTCGAGCGCGTCGCCGGCCTGGTCGGCGCCCTCAAGGAGGAGCACCCCGACGTCGAGGTCTGCGCCTGCCTCGGCCTGCTCAAGGACGGCCAGGCCGAGCGGCTGCGCGCGGCGGGCGTCGACGCCTACAACCACAACCTCAACACCGCCGAGTCGCACCACGACGAGATCGTCACGACCCACACCTACGCCGACCGCGTCGAGACGGTCGAACGCGCCCAGGGCGCCGGGCTGTCCGCGTGTTCTGGCCTCATCGCCGGCCTCGGGGAGACCGACGAGCAGCTCGTCGAGGCGCTCTTCGCGCTGCGCGACCTCGGCTCCGACTCGATCCCCGTCAACTTCCTCATGCCCTTCGACGGCACCCCCCTCGAGGGGACCTGGGAGCTCACCCCGGGACGCTGCCTCCGCATCCTCGCGATGGCGCGGTTCGTCTGTCCTGACAAGGAGATTCGCATCGCCGGTGGTCGTGAGATGCACCTCCGCTCCCTCCAGGGCCTCGCGCTCCACGTGGCCAACTCGATCTTCCTCGGCGACTACCTGACCTCTGAGGGACAGGCCGCCGAGGCCGACCTCGAGCTGATCCGCGACAACGGTTTCGTCGTGCTCGGCGCGGAGGAGGCTGGGGACGAGGCGGGTTCGCACGACCCGTCGATCCGCCGCCGCGGCGCCGGGACCGCGCTCGCCCCCAATGCCTGA
- a CDS encoding adenosylmethionine--8-amino-7-oxononanoate transaminase has translation MPEVALRSVTERDRGLVWHPYAPLDGPMPYAAESASGVRLRLRSAERAAVEAIDAMSSWWCAIHGYRHPALDAAAHAQIDAFSHVMFGGLTHEPAVSLAERLVALAPGMAHVFFADSGSVSVEVALKLALQYQAARGRPARQRFLTVRGGYHGDTFAAMSVCDPVDGMHSAFPGVLARHLFAPRPPAARLPLDRERPAASVDEVDAWAAGFRELAQRHTDELAAIVVEPVLQGAGGMYVYDPECLRVMREVADEHGLLLVADEIATGFGRTGRLFGCEWAGVTPDVMCVGKALTGGYLTLAAVLTTARVGEVITRSTFRALLHGPTFMANPLACAVAGASLDLLALGWQDDVARIEHGLAAGLAPARDLLCVKDVRVLGAVGVVQLDRPVDVVRVTRAALARGVWVRPFRDLVYTMPPYITSEEDVATIGAAIVGAVQEVHGR, from the coding sequence ATGCCTGAGGTCGCCCTGCGCTCGGTGACCGAGCGCGACCGCGGACTCGTGTGGCACCCCTACGCTCCTCTCGACGGTCCGATGCCGTATGCCGCTGAGTCCGCTTCCGGGGTCCGGCTCCGTCTGCGTTCGGCTGAGCGGGCAGCGGTCGAGGCGATCGACGCGATGTCCTCGTGGTGGTGCGCCATCCACGGCTACCGGCACCCCGCGCTCGACGCGGCTGCGCACGCGCAGATCGACGCGTTCAGCCACGTCATGTTCGGTGGGCTGACGCACGAGCCTGCCGTGTCGCTCGCCGAGCGCCTCGTCGCGCTCGCGCCCGGGATGGCGCACGTCTTCTTCGCCGACTCCGGCTCCGTGTCGGTCGAGGTGGCCCTCAAGCTGGCCCTGCAGTACCAGGCGGCGCGGGGGCGACCCGCCCGGCAGCGGTTCCTCACGGTGCGCGGCGGCTACCACGGCGACACGTTCGCGGCGATGAGCGTCTGCGACCCCGTCGACGGGATGCACTCGGCCTTCCCCGGCGTGCTGGCCCGGCACCTCTTCGCCCCGCGCCCCCCGGCGGCCCGGCTGCCGTTGGACCGAGAGCGGCCGGCGGCGTCTGTGGACGAGGTCGACGCCTGGGCCGCTGGCTTCCGGGAGCTGGCCCAGCGGCATACGGACGAGCTGGCCGCGATCGTCGTCGAGCCCGTGCTGCAGGGGGCCGGCGGGATGTACGTCTACGACCCCGAGTGCCTGCGGGTCATGCGGGAGGTCGCCGACGAGCACGGGCTGCTCCTCGTCGCGGACGAGATCGCCACCGGGTTCGGGCGGACCGGGCGGCTCTTCGGGTGCGAGTGGGCGGGCGTCACCCCCGACGTGATGTGCGTCGGCAAGGCCTTGACGGGTGGCTACCTGACCCTCGCGGCCGTGCTGACGACGGCTCGGGTCGGTGAGGTCATCACCCGGTCGACGTTCCGGGCCCTGTTGCACGGGCCGACGTTCATGGCCAACCCGCTGGCCTGCGCCGTGGCGGGCGCGTCGCTCGACCTGCTGGCGCTCGGCTGGCAGGACGACGTCGCGCGGATCGAGCATGGGCTCGCTGCGGGGCTGGCGCCTGCGCGGGACCTGCTGTGTGTCAAGGACGTTCGGGTGCTCGGGGCGGTGGGCGTCGTCCAGCTGGATCGTCCCGTCGACGTCGTTCGGGTCACGCGCGCGGCCCTGGCGCGGGGCGTCTGGGTCCGCCCGTTCCGCGACCTCGTCTACACCATGCCGCCCTACATCACCTCCGAGGAGGACGTCGCGACGATCGGCGCGGCCATCGTCGGCGCCGTCCAGGAGGTGCACGGTCGATGA
- the bioD gene encoding dethiobiotin synthase, with protein MSGTVWDDWLAERAALRVERGTVRSDPVLRDVGGRAPLDLASNDYLGLSRDPRVVAAAHAAIDRHGAGATASRLVTGTLPVHRELEAALAQLTGQTSALVFSTGYAANLGVLTALSGRGAEILLDEHAHASLHDAARMSRVPYATFRHNDVADLDTLLAARRGSRVVVAVESIYSVLGDAAPLVALAEAVARHDALLVVDEAHGIGVAGQGRGLVAEVGLAGAPSVVVTATLSKSLGSQGGAVLCRSEVREHLVNTARSFIFDTGLAPAAAGAAAEAARLVASDPSLAERVRSNAALISGICGIDQSAGAVQSIPMPSPGSAVAACLELRERGVLVGCFRPPSVPDGVSRLRVTARADLSPAEVEAAARLVAEVATRHEEHPRPNPQSSVQNLPLLPRVLIVTGTDTDVGKTVVTAATAAALVAAGLSPAAYKPVQTGVAPGEPGDMGEVERLAGIPTREGARLREPMAPRPAAALEGTTLPTLADHVAEITALTASHDHVLVEGAGGLLVELTEAGETLADLALALADAAAIIVARSSLGTLNHTMLTREALQGRGIRSLGTVLGSWPASPSHLERTNRDHLAARPDGLLGAVPHGAPTRDPAQFHDAAPTWLPGLGQRLGTP; from the coding sequence ATGAGCGGCACGGTGTGGGACGACTGGCTCGCCGAGCGTGCGGCACTGCGGGTCGAGCGCGGCACGGTCCGGTCCGACCCGGTCCTCCGGGATGTCGGAGGGCGGGCGCCGCTGGATCTGGCCAGCAACGACTACCTCGGCCTGTCGCGGGACCCACGAGTCGTCGCCGCGGCCCACGCTGCGATCGACCGGCACGGTGCTGGGGCGACCGCCTCGCGGCTCGTCACCGGCACGCTGCCGGTCCATCGCGAGCTCGAAGCGGCACTGGCCCAGTTGACCGGGCAGACGAGCGCGCTGGTCTTCTCGACCGGCTATGCGGCCAACCTTGGCGTGCTGACCGCGCTGTCCGGGCGGGGCGCTGAGATCCTCCTCGACGAGCACGCCCACGCCTCCCTGCACGACGCGGCTCGGATGTCCCGGGTGCCGTACGCCACCTTCCGTCACAACGACGTCGCGGACCTGGACACGTTGCTGGCTGCGCGCCGCGGGTCTCGCGTCGTCGTCGCCGTCGAGTCGATCTACTCCGTGCTGGGTGACGCCGCGCCCCTGGTCGCGCTTGCCGAAGCCGTCGCCCGGCACGACGCGCTGCTCGTCGTCGACGAGGCCCACGGGATCGGGGTCGCCGGGCAGGGTCGGGGGCTCGTCGCCGAGGTGGGGCTGGCCGGCGCGCCCAGTGTCGTCGTCACGGCGACCCTGTCGAAGTCACTCGGATCGCAGGGCGGTGCCGTGCTCTGTCGGTCCGAGGTGCGCGAGCACCTCGTCAACACGGCTCGCAGCTTCATCTTCGACACCGGCCTGGCACCCGCCGCTGCAGGCGCCGCCGCCGAGGCGGCTCGGCTCGTCGCATCCGATCCGTCGCTCGCGGAACGGGTCCGGTCCAACGCCGCCCTGATCTCCGGGATCTGTGGCATCGACCAGTCGGCCGGGGCGGTCCAGTCGATCCCGATGCCCTCTCCCGGGTCCGCCGTGGCGGCGTGCCTCGAGCTGCGTGAGCGAGGTGTGCTGGTCGGCTGCTTCCGGCCGCCGAGTGTCCCTGACGGCGTCTCGCGCCTGCGAGTGACCGCCCGGGCCGACCTCTCCCCCGCCGAGGTCGAGGCCGCAGCCCGCCTCGTCGCCGAGGTCGCCACGCGGCACGAAGAGCACCCTCGACCCAACCCCCAGTCGAGTGTGCAGAACCTGCCGCTGCTGCCGCGCGTGCTCATCGTCACCGGCACCGACACCGACGTGGGCAAGACCGTCGTCACCGCAGCCACGGCGGCAGCGCTGGTCGCAGCGGGACTGAGCCCAGCGGCATACAAGCCCGTCCAGACCGGCGTGGCACCCGGCGAGCCCGGCGACATGGGCGAGGTCGAGCGACTGGCGGGCATCCCCACTCGGGAGGGCGCCCGGCTCCGCGAGCCGATGGCCCCCCGTCCGGCGGCCGCGCTCGAGGGCACCACCCTGCCCACCCTCGCCGACCACGTCGCCGAGATCACCGCCCTCACCGCAAGCCACGACCACGTTCTCGTCGAGGGCGCCGGCGGCCTGCTCGTCGAGCTCACCGAGGCCGGCGAGACGCTCGCCGACCTCGCCCTGGCCCTGGCGGATGCCGCCGCGATCATCGTCGCCCGCAGCTCCCTCGGCACGCTGAACCACACCATGCTGACTCGGGAGGCGTTGCAGGGCAGGGGAATCCGCAGTCTCGGCACCGTCCTTGGGTCCTGGCCGGCCAGCCCCAGCCACCTTGAGCGGACGAACCGGGACCACCTTGCCGCCCGACCTGACGGACTCCTCGGCGCCGTCCCCCACGGCGCTCCAACCCGCGACCCGGCCCAGTTCCACGACGCGGCGCCGACGTGGCTCCCCGGGTTGGGTCAGCGCCTCGGCACGCCCTGA
- the cimA gene encoding citramalate synthase has product MEALHVYDTTLRDGAQQEGLNLSVSDKLAIAGLLDDLGVDFIEGGWPGANPKDTEFFERARTELHLRHATLAAFGATRRAGSSAGEDPLVAALIDAGTSVVCLVAKSHVRHVEQALRTTLDENLAMVRDTVTHLVAAGKRVFLDAEHFFDGWHLDRDYALSVVRTAHEAGAEVVVLCDTNGGMLPHVVEAVVADVIAATGARVGAHCHNDTGCAVANSVAAVRAGATHVQGTLNGYGERTGNADLVTVAANLQFKLGLDAITPESFHKAMHVAHAISEITNVPAYSRQPYVGASAFAHKAGLHASALKVDPDLYQHMDPALVGNGMRTLVSDMAGRASIELKAKESGLDLSDRPDVVAAVLAEVKALEQRGWTFDAADATVELMVREALEPGSTSYFEVESWRVMTDSSALGGATSEATVKIVADGARHLAVGEGNGPVNALDHAIREGLTKAYPEIEKLELIDFKVRILDASHGTDAVTRVLIEMSDGETSWDTIGVAGSILAASWRALTDGIVYGLIRQGVPRR; this is encoded by the coding sequence ATGGAAGCGCTCCACGTCTACGACACCACCCTGCGCGACGGCGCCCAGCAGGAGGGGCTCAACCTCTCGGTGTCGGACAAGCTCGCCATTGCCGGTCTGCTCGACGACCTGGGGGTCGACTTCATCGAAGGCGGATGGCCCGGCGCGAACCCGAAGGACACGGAGTTCTTCGAGCGCGCCAGGACCGAGCTGCACCTGCGTCACGCGACGCTGGCCGCCTTCGGGGCAACGCGACGTGCGGGTTCTTCGGCCGGAGAGGACCCGCTCGTCGCCGCTCTCATCGACGCTGGCACGTCCGTCGTCTGCCTCGTCGCCAAGTCCCACGTCCGCCACGTCGAACAGGCCCTGCGCACCACGCTCGACGAGAACCTCGCGATGGTCCGGGACACGGTGACCCACCTGGTGGCCGCGGGCAAGCGCGTCTTCCTCGACGCCGAGCACTTCTTCGACGGGTGGCACCTCGACCGCGACTACGCGCTCTCGGTCGTGCGGACTGCCCACGAGGCTGGCGCGGAGGTCGTCGTCCTCTGCGACACCAACGGCGGGATGCTCCCGCACGTCGTCGAGGCGGTCGTCGCGGACGTCATCGCCGCGACCGGCGCCCGCGTCGGGGCGCACTGTCACAACGACACCGGCTGCGCCGTCGCCAACTCGGTGGCCGCCGTGCGAGCCGGCGCGACCCACGTGCAGGGCACGCTCAACGGCTACGGCGAGCGCACCGGCAACGCCGACCTCGTCACCGTCGCGGCGAACCTCCAGTTCAAGCTCGGCCTCGACGCGATCACCCCGGAGTCCTTCCACAAGGCGATGCATGTCGCCCACGCCATCAGCGAGATCACCAACGTGCCCGCCTACAGCCGGCAGCCCTACGTCGGCGCGAGCGCCTTCGCGCACAAGGCGGGGCTGCACGCGAGCGCGCTCAAGGTCGACCCTGACCTCTACCAGCACATGGACCCGGCGCTCGTCGGCAACGGGATGCGCACACTCGTCTCCGACATGGCCGGCCGGGCGAGCATCGAGCTGAAGGCCAAGGAGTCCGGGCTCGACCTGTCCGACCGACCCGACGTCGTCGCCGCGGTGCTGGCCGAGGTCAAGGCCCTGGAGCAGCGCGGCTGGACCTTCGACGCGGCGGACGCGACGGTCGAGCTGATGGTCCGCGAGGCGCTCGAGCCGGGCAGCACGAGCTACTTCGAGGTCGAGTCGTGGCGGGTCATGACCGACTCGTCCGCGCTGGGCGGCGCGACGTCGGAGGCGACGGTCAAGATCGTGGCCGACGGTGCCCGCCACCTCGCCGTGGGGGAGGGCAACGGCCCGGTCAACGCCCTCGACCACGCCATCCGCGAGGGGCTCACCAAGGCCTACCCCGAGATCGAGAAGCTCGAGCTGATCGACTTCAAGGTCCGCATCCTCGACGCCTCGCACGGCACGGACGCGGTGACTCGCGTGCTCATCGAGATGTCCGACGGCGAGACGTCGTGGGACACGATCGGGGTCGCCGGCTCGATCCTCGCGGCGTCCTGGCGAGCCCTGACCGACGGGATCGTCTACGGCCTGATCCGTCAGGGCGTGCCGAGGCGCTGA